Genomic window (Oryza sativa Japonica Group chromosome 3, ASM3414082v1):
TATCAACATTTTATATTCTAGTGAGATGGATGCTGCTCGATGAGCATGCGTCTTTATTGAAGTGTATAAACCTAAGTACTTGAGAGAAAAGGCTAATGGTACAGGACATATCAATATGTGAATTAATATTTCGAGAATCAGTTAAAGAGTATAAAAAAACCTCTAACATTTTAGAATTTCATCATGTTAACATCCTTGGAGCATATTCGCGATGCCATGAGCGCGTGTTGTGTATCCAACAAAAGCACCGaacacacttttttttgtcaagATCACATTATTTACCTGTTGATGTTCAAATTTTCACTTTAAGTAATAAACGGATTAAATGATATATCTGACATGCTATTTGAAGACAAAGTTGCACAGAATGGATACGGGAAAAAATGCTGTAAAGCCTTAATTTTATTTCGTGTTTGCATTAACAGATATATTTATCCAGACCAATCGGATATCTCATAACAACATTTGGTTATATAAGTTCATTGTTTAGATGTTTACAAAAATAAAGTACTACAACAAATAAGAGCAAATCAGTACCTTGCATTTGATAATGTCTGGTAAGCAGAGTCTGAATAGCTGCATTGGACCAGAATGCCACCGATGCTGCTGCTTCCTATAAGCTTCGTATGACTCTGGCAATTCACATTGGCACTGTCCATAATGAGGGAAATGGGTTATTTCAACTGAAAAGGTGAAGAAACATAACCCAACAAGTTATTCAGAAAGTTTGTCATATATAGTACCTCGACGTCATTCAGGAAGATAAATTTCCAGCCCCTAAGGTGTGCCCGGACTGCAATGTCCATGTCCTCCACTGTTGTACGCTCCATCCACCCTCCCGAGTCATCCAATGCCTTGATTCTCCACACACCAGCAGTGCCATTGAACCCGAAGAAGTTTAGGAATATCCCATTCACTTGCTGTTCTACCTCAAAGTGGAAGCAAAGATTAATGTTTTGCAGACGAGTCAATAGGTTCTCATCCTTATTCACAAATGACCATCTTGCTTGCACTAGCCCCAATTCATCATTGTCCTGCAACAGCAAACAAATGAATCATAATTAGAACCCTAAACCATATACATTATCACCACAAACTATAGGCACAAAATTCATCTCAATTTACCTTGAAATGTGGCACGGTTCGCTTCAAGAAGTCCGGATTCGGTTGGAAGTCCGCATCAAAGATGGCAACAAACTCATAGTCCTTGACATAGCTGCAGCTCATCGCCGACTTGAGATTTCCAGCCTTATAACCATCCCTAAGGACACGATGCCGGTACACAATCCGAGCGCCGTTCTGCTGCCACTTGAGCACCTCTTCTCTGATCAGTGTCTGCGTCGTCGGATCGTCCGAATCATCCAATACCTGAACCAAGAAGTTGGACCTCGGCCAATCAAGATTGCACACGGCCGCAATTGATTGCTGATAAACCTGGACAGACCAACAAACAAACATCAAAAGGTTGCTACTTCGGAGACAAAAAATGGCATGTTTTAGAGCGATAGCAACAGCACAAACCAACCTCCTTCTCGTTGCACATTGGTATCTGCACGAGTACCATGGGGTAGTACGCGGCGTCGGGGTCTTCGGCGTCGGGCAATGCCGGTGACTTGGGGTTAGGCTTGATGCGCTTGAGATGGATGTAGAAGCAGCCGAGGCACTGGATGAGGCGGTCGGCGCTCTGGATGAGGAAGAGCACGACGCATGCGTCGGTGAGGAACTGGATGAATGGCGCGACATAGGTGGCGCGGAAGCGCAGCCACGACGCGTAGAGCGACTCGACGCCGATGACGGGGAGGGcgagcgcggaggcggcgaggtcgTCCCAGCCATTGATGTAGGCGCCGAGCTCAACGATGAGGAGGAGCACCGAGAGGACGACGAATGCCCTGATGAACGCGTAGAAGCGGGAGCGGAGCACGGggctctcgccggcggcggcggcggcggaggcgtcggCGTCCGTCCTCCCGGCGGCGACCCTCcgcctggcggcggcgccgagcgcgACGGCCGCGGAGGCCAGCGACGCGAGGCACCCGGCGGCGCGGTGCGCCTTGAGCAGCAGCACCCAGGTGATCTGCTTGGCGTTCTTGCCGCGCCCCCccttgcggcggccgccgaccaagaactcctcgtcgtcgtcgtcatccggCGAGGAGATCTCGGAGATGGACCAGTTGGGGTTCTCCATCTTGACCACCACCGGCGTGCCCCGGtagtggtcgccgccgccgccgccgccgccggcggccaacTTCCCGCCCCATAAGCCGCTCCACGGCGCCATCCAATGGCCGGTCCAAGAAccagcctccccctcctcctccccccacccctcacctctccttctcctctctcaCCCCCAAATTAGCCTCCCACACTTCACCCACACCCTATTCCTGGACCTCCACCTCCCCCCACCCCTCAATGCCAATCCCTCCCCCTCACACCTACGCAGCTGATCCCACTGCCATTTAAGCTCAAGAAGAAGCGAgagcgagaggaagaagaagaagaagaagaagaagaagaggacggAGTGGGAAGTGGGAACAGCTCAGCTCAACACgtcaagaggaggagagagatcggcaggaggaggaggaagaagaggaagcgaattttttaatatttttcttgTCTTTCCGTGCGTGTTTTTTCCCCCTAAACCCCCCTTGGTTTGGTAAGGTTTTTATGTCGGAGTTAATTAGGGGGGGCAAATTACGCGGTTCCCGCGGTTTAAACCCCCGGGGTGGAAGGGCAAAAGGGGAACAAATCGTACTGCTATTCTTTAtggctttttttattttctttttttttctaatcttgCTGTGTGTGTGGAATGTTTGGAGCGGCTTTGGACTGTGGTCCTCgcgttgaattttttttctcctcgcaAATTtcgttccttttttttcacgTAATTTGCGTTTGTTTGGTTTGATCGTTGTGTTGAGTACGCCAAATGTTTTTGTATTTTTAGCTCTTtcaggggaggggagagagatggcgaTGCTCTGTTTTGTTTTCCCTTTCTTTACCACGGGAGAAACAGTAGCCTGCTTTTCAGATCGACGAATTTTTTTGCACAAAGCACCTCTCTACTCCTGCACTGTACAAATCGGTCCTTCGTAGACAGAACCAGGTATGGATTGGTACAACAGGGAAATTAACTTCTTCTTGGAGGGTGTTACTGCAAAAGAGGCCGAAACGAACGAAGCCGTAACTCCTGTGACGTGGCTGTGACTGCGCTGTCGTCCACCCCCGTGAACAGTAGCCGCGGCTCGGGATCGTGGCCCGATCGGACGGCCCAGGATCCGCACCGACGCGGCCCTTTTCAAACCGCGCCGTCCGATCTCCTCCGCATCTCGCAggag
Coding sequences:
- the LOC4334258 gene encoding probable xyloglucan glycosyltransferase 9 codes for the protein MAPWSGLWGGKLAAGGGGGGGDHYRGTPVVVKMENPNWSISEISSPDDDDDEEFLVGGRRKGGRGKNAKQITWVLLLKAHRAAGCLASLASAAVALGAAARRRVAAGRTDADASAAAAAGESPVLRSRFYAFIRAFVVLSVLLLIVELGAYINGWDDLAASALALPVIGVESLYASWLRFRATYVAPFIQFLTDACVVLFLIQSADRLIQCLGCFYIHLKRIKPNPKSPALPDAEDPDAAYYPMVLVQIPMCNEKEVYQQSIAAVCNLDWPRSNFLVQVLDDSDDPTTQTLIREEVLKWQQNGARIVYRHRVLRDGYKAGNLKSAMSCSYVKDYEFVAIFDADFQPNPDFLKRTVPHFKDNDELGLVQARWSFVNKDENLLTRLQNINLCFHFEVEQQVNGIFLNFFGFNGTAGVWRIKALDDSGGWMERTTVEDMDIAVRAHLRGWKFIFLNDVECQCELPESYEAYRKQQHRWHSGPMQLFRLCLPDIIKCKIVFWKKANLIFLFFLLRKLILPFYSFTLFCIILPMTMFVPEAELPDWVVCYIPALMSLLNILPSPKSFPFIIPYLLFENTMSVTKFNAMISGLFQLGNAYEWVVTKKSGRSSEGDLISLAPKELKHQKTESAPNLDAIAKEQSAPRKDVKKKHNRIYKKELALSLLLLTAAARSLLSKQGIHFYFLLFQGISFLLVGLDLIGEQIE